The DNA segment TTCCCAGATGGTAGCGCAACACATGACCGCAGACATATTCGACCATCCCGCGTGTCAGCGCCGGGTCGACCATACGTGCCAAGGGTTGCGTCAGGGTCGGGTTGCCCACGATCTTCTCAACCCCGGCCCATAGATTGAGCACCGCCTTGCAGCGCGTGTAGGGCGTGAAATCGCGCAAGGTGCTGGCGGGCGAATAGATGATATAGTCGACAGCTTCCGGCGCGGCCTCGGTCACAAGGTCGATCTTAAGATCGTGTTGCGCGAAGGCCTGTGTCAGCGGCGCGCGGTATTCTGCGAAAGCCGCGTCGCCCGCAGCGAACAGGACGGTCAGCGTCATGATGGCAACCTCGGGCGATGAATATGGGCGGATTGCACCAACCCGAACCCGACCATGATCACGATCAGCGCAGACCCCCCATAAGACACCAGCGGCAAGGGCACACCGACAACGGGCGCAAGCCCCATCACCATGGCCATATTGACGGCAAAATACAAAAAGAACGTGCCCACAACACCCATCACCACCAACGCGCCAAAGCGATTGGTCGTGCGCATCGCAGTCAGCAGGCACACCGCAATCACCGCCATGTATAGAATGAGCAGCGACGATGCTCCGACAAAACCGAACTCCTCGGCGAGCGTGGTAAAGATGAAATCGGTATGCTTTTCAGGCAAGAAGTTCAGGCGTGCCTGTGTGCCTTCCATAAAACCGCGCCCCGACCAGCCGCCGGACCCCAGTGCGATCATCGACTGGTTGATGTGATAGCCCGCGCCCAAAGGGTCCAGTGTGGGGTCCATGAACGCATCAATGCGGCGATATTGATAATCCTTTAGGATTTGCCACTCGGTGCCCCGCGATGACATGACCGTCGCAACCAGCGCGAAGCCGCTGCCGATCAGGGCAGCAAAATACCCCCAATGCACCCCGGCGGCAAAGATTACGACACCGCCGCCGACTGCCAGCAACATTGCCGTGCCCAAATCTGGCTGGCGCAGCGTCAAAAGTGCCGGGACCAAGGCAATCAGGGCGGCCAGCAGCACCCAGAACGGATGCGAGACTTTCTTGAGGTCGAGCCAGTCAAAATAGGCGGCAAGCGCCATGATCGTCGTGATCTTGGCCAGTTCCGAGGGTTGCAGCCGGAAGGGGCCAAGCTCTAGCCAGCGTTTTGCGCCCATACCGATCGTGCCGAAGAACTCGACCCCGAACAACAGCAACACCGATATGGCATAGGCCACCCCCGCGATGGACCGCCAGAACCATAGCGGCACAAAGGCCACAAGGAACATGATCCCCAGCCCAAGGGCAAAGC comes from the Roseinatronobacter monicus genome and includes:
- the rodA gene encoding rod shape-determining protein RodA — its product is MSYLEYNTKRMPAGLAKVLYLNWPLVALLIAVGCYGVLMLYSIAGGSWFPWADPQMKRFALGLGIMFLVAFVPLWFWRSIAGVAYAISVLLLFGVEFFGTIGMGAKRWLELGPFRLQPSELAKITTIMALAAYFDWLDLKKVSHPFWVLLAALIALVPALLTLRQPDLGTAMLLAVGGGVVIFAAGVHWGYFAALIGSGFALVATVMSSRGTEWQILKDYQYRRIDAFMDPTLDPLGAGYHINQSMIALGSGGWSGRGFMEGTQARLNFLPEKHTDFIFTTLAEEFGFVGASSLLILYMAVIAVCLLTAMRTTNRFGALVVMGVVGTFFLYFAVNMAMVMGLAPVVGVPLPLVSYGGSALIVIMVGFGLVQSAHIHRPRLPS